The genomic window AGTAGCGATTTGCTTTGCCAGTAATTTTTCTAAATCTGGGTGAGAGCCTAAATATGGTTGCAACTCAATGATCATATCTTGACCAAGAGCCTGTTGTGCTAGTGCTACTTCGGCTGGAATATCTGTCATCACATGCACTCCCGGCAGCAGAAATAGCGGTACAATTTTCAGGCGATTCTCGTTTTCAGATAGTTTGCGTAGGCGTAGCCCAACCCAGCCATCGTAAAAAGCACTCTTGGCAAATTGTTGAATCTGCTCGGATAAAGGCTGAGAACTCATTTCCAAAGCAGCTATACCAACCAGATGTTCGCTATTTGATGGGTTGTGGTTTTTTGGTAATTTGTTGCATACCAGCTTTGCTAGTTGCTGCATAGCAATTTCTGGGCGCGGATCGCGACTTCCGTGAGATACT from Nostoc sp. UHCC 0926 includes these protein-coding regions:
- a CDS encoding sirohydrochlorin chelatase, which translates into the protein MSSAYLLVSHGSRDPRPEIAMQQLAKLVCNKLPKNHNPSNSEHLVGIAALEMSSQPLSEQIQQFAKSAFYDGWVGLRLRKLSENENRLKIVPLFLLPGVHVMTDIPAEVALAQQALGQDMIIELQPYLGSHPDLEKLLAKQIATIKAQAWILLTHGSRRPDSEKPVQAIAGSLGAVVAYWSVPPSLESRVKELVANGYREIGILPYFLFAGGITDAIAASIEELKLQFSAVNFQLAEPLGASAELAELIWDLIDK